One window from the genome of Helicobacter pylori encodes:
- a CDS encoding glycosyltransferase family 10 domain-containing protein, translating to MFQPLLDAFIESASIEKMASKSPPPLKIAVANWWGDEEVEEFKKSALYFILSQRYEITYHQNPNKPSDLVFSNPLGSARKILSYQNTKRVFYTGENEVPNFNLFDYAIGFDELNFNDRYLRMPLYYDRLHHKAESVNDTTAPYKLKDNSLYALKKPSHHFKEKHPHLCAVVNNESDPLKRGFASFVASNPNAPIRNAFYEALNSIEPVAGGGSVKNTLGYNVKNKNEFLSQYKFNLCFENSQGYGYVTEKILDAYFSHTIPIYWGSPSVAKDFNPKSFVNVCDFKDFDEAIDYIRYLHTHPNAYLDMLYENPLNEIDGKAYFYQDLSFKKILDFFKTILENDTIYHCDARSYDALHRDLNEPLVSIDDLRVNYDNLRVNYDDLRVNYDRLLQNASPLLELSQNTTFKIYRKIYQKSLPLLRAVRKWIKK from the coding sequence ATGTTCCAGCCCTTACTAGACGCCTTTATAGAAAGCGCTTCCATTGAAAAAATGGCCTCTAAATCTCCCCCCCCCCTAAAAATCGCTGTGGCGAATTGGTGGGGAGATGAAGAGGTTGAAGAATTTAAAAAGAGCGCTCTGTATTTCATCTTAAGCCAACGCTACGAAATCACTTATCACCAAAACCCCAACAAACCCTCAGATCTAGTTTTTAGCAATCCCCTTGGATCAGCCAGAAAGATTTTATCCTATCAAAACACTAAAAGAGTGTTTTATACCGGTGAAAATGAAGTCCCTAATTTCAACCTCTTTGATTACGCCATAGGCTTTGATGAATTAAATTTCAACGATCGTTATTTGAGAATGCCTTTGTATTATGATAGGCTACACCATAAAGCCGAGAGCGTGAATGACACCACCGCACCCTACAAACTCAAAGATAACAGCCTTTATGCTTTAAAAAAACCCTCCCATCATTTTAAAGAAAAACACCCCCATTTATGCGCAGTAGTGAATAATGAGAGCGATCCTTTGAAAAGAGGGTTTGCGAGCTTTGTCGCGAGCAACCCTAACGCCCCTATAAGGAACGCTTTCTATGAGGCTTTAAATTCTATTGAGCCAGTGGCTGGGGGAGGGAGCGTGAAAAACACTCTAGGCTATAATGTCAAAAACAAAAACGAATTTTTAAGCCAATACAAGTTCAACCTCTGTTTTGAAAACTCACAAGGCTATGGCTATGTAACCGAAAAAATCCTTGATGCGTATTTTAGCCATACCATTCCTATTTATTGGGGGAGTCCCAGTGTGGCGAAAGATTTTAACCCTAAAAGTTTTGTGAATGTTTGTGATTTTAAAGATTTTGATGAAGCGATTGATTATATTAGATACTTGCACACGCACCCAAACGCCTATTTAGACATGCTCTATGAAAACCCTTTAAATGAAATTGATGGGAAAGCTTACTTTTACCAAGATTTGAGTTTTAAAAAAATCCTAGATTTTTTTAAAACGATTTTAGAAAACGATACGATTTATCATTGCGATGCCCGTTCTTATGATGCTCTTCATCGTGATTTGAATGAGCCGTTAGTTTCCATTGATGATTTGAGAGTTAATTATGATAATTTGAGGGTTAATTATGATGATTTGAGAGTTAATTATGACCGGCTTTTACAAAACGCTTCACCTTTATTAGAACTCTCTCAAAACACCACTTTTAAAATCTATCGCAAAATTTATCAAAAATCCTTACCTTTGTTGCGTGCGGTGAGAAAGTGGATTAAAAAATAA
- the serB gene encoding phosphoserine phosphatase SerB: MQKLAVFDFDSTLVDAETIESLARAWGVFDEVKKITSQAMNGETDFHKSLILRVSKLKNMPLKLAKEVCESLPLFEGAFDLINALKEKNYKVVCFSGGFDLATNHYRDLLNLDAAFSNTLIVENNALNGLVTGHMMFSHSKGEMLLALQRLLNISKDRTLVVGDGANDLSMFKHAHIKIAFNAKEVLKQHATHCINEPDLALIKPLI, translated from the coding sequence GTGCAAAAACTAGCCGTTTTTGATTTTGACTCCACGCTAGTGGATGCTGAGACGATTGAGTCTTTAGCGAGGGCGTGGGGGGTGTTTGATGAAGTGAAAAAGATCACTTCACAAGCCATGAATGGCGAGACAGATTTTCATAAAAGTCTTATTTTAAGGGTTTCTAAACTCAAAAACATGCCCTTAAAACTAGCCAAAGAAGTTTGTGAAAGTCTGCCTTTGTTTGAGGGGGCGTTTGATCTCATTAACGCCTTAAAAGAGAAAAATTACAAAGTGGTTTGCTTTAGTGGGGGCTTTGATTTAGCGACCAATCATTACAGGGATTTATTAAATTTAGATGCGGCTTTCAGTAACACGCTGATAGTGGAAAATAACGCCTTAAACGGCTTGGTTACCGGGCATATGATGTTTTCACACTCTAAAGGCGAAATGCTACTCGCCTTACAACGCTTATTAAATATCAGTAAAGATCGCACTCTAGTGGTGGGCGATGGGGCGAATGACTTGAGCATGTTCAAACATGCCCACATTAAAATCGCTTTCAACGCCAAAGAGGTTTTAAAACAGCACGCCACGCATTGCATCAATGAGCCTGATTTAGCCCTAATCAAGCCTTTGATTTAA
- the murA gene encoding UDP-N-acetylglucosamine 1-carboxyvinyltransferase: MDFLEIVGQVPLKGGVEISGAKNSALPILAAALLSRQEVKIKSLPQVVDIKAMALLLQNLGASLEWLNPHTLQISTKSLCHTEATYDLVRKMRASILVLGPLLARFKECLVSLPGGCAIGARPVDLHLKAMQQLGAEIKIEQGYIHAKAPKGLKGNDILFDKISVTGTENALMAASLAKGITRIINAAKEPEITQLCAFLQSGGVEIEGVGSSELKIRGVENDALNLKDIQIIPDRIEAGTYLCVGAITNSQLKINRIIPNHIQAITDKLIEIGFSLDIQENSIEIHPAKKRQAFEITTKEYPGFPTDMQAQFMALATQCLGTSVIEETLFENRFMHASELQRLGANISLKTNVATISGSTELTGSDVMATDLRASSALVLAALVAKGVSRVHRIYHLDRGYERLEDKINALGAKVARLKEK, encoded by the coding sequence TTGGATTTTTTAGAGATTGTAGGACAAGTCCCTTTAAAAGGGGGGGTAGAAATTTCAGGGGCGAAAAATTCCGCGCTCCCCATTTTAGCCGCCGCGCTTTTAAGCCGCCAAGAAGTCAAAATCAAATCCTTGCCCCAAGTGGTGGATATAAAGGCGATGGCGTTATTGTTGCAAAATTTAGGTGCAAGCTTAGAATGGCTTAACCCCCACACGCTCCAAATCAGCACTAAATCCCTGTGCCACACCGAAGCCACTTACGATTTGGTGCGTAAAATGCGCGCTTCTATTTTGGTTTTAGGCCCACTATTAGCGCGTTTTAAAGAATGTTTGGTGAGTTTGCCCGGTGGGTGCGCTATAGGAGCAAGGCCTGTGGATTTACACCTAAAAGCGATGCAACAATTAGGGGCTGAAATCAAAATTGAGCAAGGCTATATCCATGCAAAAGCCCCTAAAGGCTTGAAAGGGAATGATATTTTATTTGATAAAATCAGCGTTACAGGCACAGAAAACGCTCTCATGGCAGCCAGTCTTGCCAAAGGGATCACGCGCATCATTAACGCCGCTAAAGAGCCAGAAATCACTCAATTGTGCGCGTTTTTACAGAGTGGGGGGGTAGAAATTGAGGGTGTTGGCAGCAGCGAGTTAAAGATTAGGGGGGTAGAAAATGACGCTTTGAATTTAAAAGATATTCAAATCATACCCGATAGGATTGAAGCAGGCACTTATTTATGCGTGGGGGCTATCACTAACAGCCAGCTTAAAATCAATCGTATCATCCCTAACCATATTCAAGCGATCACGGACAAGCTCATAGAAATTGGTTTTTCGCTAGACATTCAAGAAAATTCTATAGAAATTCATCCGGCCAAAAAACGCCAAGCCTTTGAAATCACCACGAAAGAATACCCAGGCTTTCCCACAGACATGCAAGCGCAATTTATGGCGTTAGCCACGCAGTGTTTGGGGACGAGCGTGATTGAAGAGACGCTTTTTGAAAACCGCTTCATGCATGCAAGCGAGTTGCAACGCTTGGGGGCTAATATCAGCCTAAAAACGAATGTTGCTACCATTAGCGGATCCACAGAACTTACCGGAAGCGATGTGATGGCGACCGATTTAAGGGCTTCTTCGGCTCTCGTTTTAGCCGCTTTAGTGGCTAAGGGCGTGAGTAGGGTGCATAGGATTTACCACTTGGATAGGGGTTATGAGAGATTAGAGGATAAAATCAACGCCTTAGGGGCAAAAGTTGCGCGCTTAAAAGAAAAATAA
- the aspA gene encoding aspartate ammonia-lyase, whose product MRIEHDFIGQMEISDEVYYGIQTLRASENFFITNDKLCSYPVFIKSFAQVKKAAALANTQLGLIDEKLKIAICHACDLLIDGKYHDQFIVDMIQGGAGTSTNMNMNEVIANLALEYMGHQKGEYQFCHPNDHVNRSQSTNDAYPSALKIAIYERLSNLVAPMKALRDAFAQKAKEFAHVIKMGRTQLQDAVPMTLGQEFETYALMVDRDIEQVLDARNWVRELNLGGTAIGTGINSHPDYRSLIEKKIQEVTGRPFVMANNLIEATQSTGAYVQVSGVLKRIAVKLSKVCNDLRLLSSGPRAGLNEINLPKMQPGSSIMPGKVNPVIPEVVNQVCFAVIGNDLSVALAAEGGQLQLNVFEPVIAYKLFHSFVILGRAIETLTTKCVEGITANEKICHDYVFNSIGIVTALNPHIGYEKSAMIAKEALKSDRSIYDIALEKKILTKEQLDDIFKPENMLSPHAFKKHKD is encoded by the coding sequence ATGCGTATTGAGCATGATTTCATTGGGCAAATGGAAATTAGCGATGAAGTTTATTATGGGATCCAAACTTTAAGAGCGAGTGAAAATTTTTTCATCACCAACGACAAGCTTTGCAGTTATCCTGTTTTTATCAAATCTTTTGCACAAGTCAAAAAAGCGGCTGCTTTAGCGAACACGCAATTAGGCTTGATTGATGAAAAGCTTAAGATTGCGATTTGCCATGCGTGCGATTTGCTCATTGATGGCAAATACCATGATCAATTCATTGTGGATATGATTCAAGGGGGGGCTGGCACAAGCACGAACATGAACATGAATGAAGTGATTGCTAATTTAGCTTTAGAATACATGGGGCATCAAAAGGGCGAGTATCAATTTTGCCACCCAAACGACCATGTTAACCGCTCTCAATCCACTAATGACGCCTATCCTAGCGCGTTAAAAATTGCGATTTATGAGCGCTTGAGCAATTTAGTCGCTCCCATGAAGGCTTTAAGGGACGCTTTCGCTCAAAAAGCTAAGGAATTCGCTCATGTGATTAAAATGGGGCGCACCCAGCTTCAAGACGCTGTGCCTATGACTTTAGGCCAAGAGTTTGAAACTTATGCCTTGATGGTTGATAGGGATATTGAGCAGGTTTTAGACGCTAGGAATTGGGTAAGAGAGCTTAATTTAGGCGGCACGGCTATTGGCACAGGGATCAATTCGCACCCGGATTATCGCAGTTTGATTGAAAAGAAAATCCAAGAAGTAACGGGCCGCCCCTTTGTCATGGCTAATAACTTGATTGAAGCCACTCAAAGCACGGGGGCGTATGTGCAAGTGAGCGGGGTGTTAAAGCGTATTGCGGTGAAGCTTTCTAAGGTTTGTAATGATCTCAGGCTACTCAGCTCAGGCCCTAGAGCCGGGTTGAATGAAATCAATTTGCCTAAAATGCAGCCGGGTAGCTCTATCATGCCCGGTAAAGTCAATCCGGTGATCCCTGAAGTGGTCAATCAAGTGTGCTTTGCGGTGATTGGGAATGATTTGAGCGTGGCGTTAGCCGCAGAAGGAGGGCAATTGCAACTCAATGTGTTTGAGCCGGTTATCGCTTACAAGCTTTTCCATTCCTTTGTGATTTTAGGGCGCGCGATTGAAACTTTAACGACTAAATGCGTGGAAGGCATCACGGCTAATGAAAAGATTTGCCACGATTATGTCTTTAACAGCATTGGCATTGTTACCGCGCTAAACCCTCATATCGGCTATGAAAAATCCGCTATGATCGCTAAAGAAGCTTTAAAAAGCGATCGTTCTATCTATGACATCGCTTTAGAAAAGAAAATCTTAACCAAAGAGCAACTGGACGATATTTTCAAGCCAGAAAACATGCTAAGCCCTCACGCTTTCAAAAAGCATAAAGACTGA
- a CDS encoding ferritin encodes MLSKDIIKLLNEQVNKEMNSSNLYMSMSSWCYTHSLDGSGLFLFDHAAEEYEHAKKLIIFLNENNVPVQLTSISAPEHKFEGLTQIFQKAYEHEQHISESINNIVDHAIKSKDHATFNFLQWYVAEQHEEEVLFKDILDKIELIGNENHGLYLADQYVKGIAKSRKS; translated from the coding sequence ATGTTATCAAAAGACATCATTAAGTTGCTAAACGAACAAGTGAATAAGGAAATGAACTCTTCCAACTTGTATATGAGCATGAGTTCTTGGTGCTATACCCATAGCTTAGATGGCTCGGGGCTTTTCTTGTTTGACCATGCGGCTGAAGAATACGAGCATGCTAAAAAGCTTATCATATTCTTGAATGAAAACAATGTGCCTGTGCAATTGACCAGCATCAGCGCGCCTGAGCATAAGTTTGAAGGTTTGACTCAAATTTTCCAAAAAGCCTATGAACATGAGCAACACATCAGCGAGTCTATTAATAATATCGTCGATCACGCCATAAAAAGCAAAGATCATGCGACTTTCAATTTCTTGCAATGGTATGTGGCTGAACAGCATGAAGAAGAAGTGCTTTTCAAGGATATTTTGGATAAAATTGAGTTGATTGGTAATGAAAACCATGGCTTGTATTTGGCTGATCAGTATGTCAAAGGGATCGCTAAAAGCAGGAAATCTTAA
- a CDS encoding uracil-DNA glycosylase family protein, which yields MERLLGETYTNTNLTKPQNKPLNKQVHEGIENCNLCKRHQHSKPVIGLFNPTSKLAFITLTPMLDSQLNFLNNLKAAMLESIIQKVFNYPLKDCSILSLLKCDSNSLNLEEEINACLPHLTWQLDNSASKVIVVFGEILPKRLLNLSKEESFGRIVSLKTKHFLSTYALEDMLKNPTLKKEALAHFKIALQFLNQS from the coding sequence ATGGAGCGTCTTTTGGGCGAAACTTACACCAATACCAACCTTACCAAGCCCCAAAATAAGCCCCTTAACAAACAAGTTCATGAGGGTATAGAAAATTGCAATCTGTGCAAACGCCATCAACATTCAAAACCGGTGATTGGGCTTTTTAACCCCACTTCCAAGCTCGCTTTCATCACGCTCACCCCCATGCTGGATAGCCAATTAAATTTTTTAAATAATTTAAAAGCGGCCATGTTGGAGAGCATTATCCAAAAGGTTTTTAACTATCCCTTAAAAGATTGCAGTATTTTATCGCTCCTTAAATGCGACTCTAACAGCCTTAATTTAGAAGAAGAAATCAACGCATGCCTACCTCATTTAACCTGGCAATTAGACAACAGCGCTTCAAAAGTCATTGTGGTATTTGGCGAGATTTTGCCCAAACGCCTTTTAAACCTTTCTAAAGAAGAATCCTTTGGGCGCATCGTGTCTTTAAAAACCAAACATTTTTTAAGCACCTACGCTTTAGAAGACATGCTCAAAAACCCCACGCTCAAAAAAGAAGCGTTAGCGCATTTTAAAATAGCGCTCCAATTTCTTAATCAGTCTTAA
- the mqnE gene encoding aminofutalosine synthase MqnE, with amino-acid sequence MDFLEKVLDNQVTESKELVKLYDYDLYTLGEAADRMRQNMHQKIVYFNVNRHLNPSNICADACKFCAFSAHRKNPNPYEMSLEEILEKVKNSYNKGIKEVHIVSAHNPNYSYEWYLKVFETIKQEMPNLHLKAMTAAEVHFLSTKFNKPFELVLEDMLKAGVDSMPGGGAEIFDEEVRRKICNGKVGSSRWLEIHAYWHKLGKMSNATMLFGHIENKIHRIDHMLRIKKIQSPKDKVENKEGGFNAFIPLLYQKENNYLKVEKSPSAIEILKTIAISRILLNNVPHIKAYWATLGLNLALVAQEFGANDLDGTIEIESIQSAAGAKSRHGLEKEDLIFKIKDAGFVAVERDSLYNFIQKF; translated from the coding sequence ATGGACTTTTTAGAAAAAGTATTAGACAATCAAGTTACTGAAAGTAAAGAATTAGTGAAGCTTTATGATTATGATTTATACACGCTAGGGGAAGCAGCGGATCGCATGCGCCAAAACATGCACCAAAAAATCGTGTATTTTAACGTCAATAGGCATTTAAACCCTAGTAATATTTGCGCGGACGCTTGCAAATTTTGCGCTTTTTCAGCCCACAGAAAAAACCCTAACCCTTATGAAATGAGCTTAGAAGAAATCCTAGAAAAGGTTAAAAACTCCTACAACAAGGGGATTAAAGAAGTCCATATCGTGAGCGCTCATAACCCTAATTACTCCTATGAATGGTATTTAAAGGTGTTTGAAACCATCAAACAAGAAATGCCTAACTTACACCTAAAAGCCATGACCGCTGCAGAAGTGCATTTTTTAAGCACTAAATTCAACAAACCTTTTGAATTGGTGCTAGAAGACATGCTCAAAGCTGGGGTGGATTCCATGCCTGGCGGGGGAGCAGAGATTTTTGATGAAGAAGTTAGGCGTAAAATCTGTAATGGTAAGGTGGGATCTTCTCGGTGGTTAGAAATCCATGCTTATTGGCACAAATTAGGCAAAATGAGTAACGCTACCATGCTTTTTGGGCATATTGAAAATAAAATCCATCGCATCGATCACATGCTGAGAATCAAAAAAATCCAAAGCCCTAAAGATAAAGTAGAAAATAAAGAAGGGGGCTTTAACGCTTTTATCCCTTTATTGTATCAAAAAGAAAACAATTATTTGAAAGTGGAAAAATCCCCTAGCGCGATAGAAATCTTAAAAACCATCGCTATATCTCGCATTCTTTTAAATAATGTCCCCCACATTAAAGCTTATTGGGCGACTTTGGGCTTGAATTTAGCTTTAGTGGCTCAAGAATTTGGCGCTAACGATTTAGACGGCACGATAGAAATAGAGAGCATTCAAAGCGCAGCAGGCGCGAAGAGCCGGCATGGTTTAGAAAAAGAAGATTTGATATTTAAAATCAAGGACGCTGGTTTTGTTGCGGTAGAAAGGGATAGTTTGTATAATTTTATACAGAAATTTTAA